Proteins co-encoded in one Maylandia zebra isolate NMK-2024a linkage group LG16, Mzebra_GT3a, whole genome shotgun sequence genomic window:
- the dip2a gene encoding disco-interacting protein 2 homolog A isoform X1 → MAERSSTGLLTMMLEPTPALAMTLPAEVREKLAELELELSEGDITQKGYEKKRGKLLAPYIPQIQGVDPSLQIDNRIQASSQVALQGSKSNKSRAANTRDERFRSDLHTEAVQAALAKYKERKMPMPSKRRSVLVQSSVEACTPPDTSSASEDEGSLRRQGRLTTSTPYQGHSHPAVEHWFNRVIQGSSTSSSASSTSSHPGGRSVTTTNTTAHAALNVNAAATALADLMAHTHLDNHSAPPDVTGLSERSSHHAERPHVASVRGVSRGFNHHTSVMETADGCEWRGEGSLSLIDGVPVNSRVSNKIQQLLNTLKRPKRPPLREFFVDDFEELLDVQQPDPNQPKPEGQQMCPLEGEPLGVVTNWPPSLPAALQRWGTTQPKSPCLTALDNAGKPVYTLTYGKLWTRSQKLAYTLLNKLSSRNEPLLVPGDRVALVFPNNDPVMFMVAFYGCLLAELVPVPIEVPLTRKDAGSQQIGFLLGSCGVTLALTTDACQKGLPKAQTGEVATFKGWPRLLWFVTDGKHVVKPPKDWHPPIREASNDIAYIEYKTSKEGSTMGITVSHSAMLAHCHALTQACGYTEGETITNVLDFKREAGLWHGVLTSVMNRMHVISIPYSLMKVNPLSWIMKVHTYKARVAVVKSRDMHWSLLAQRDQRDISLSSLRMLIVADGANPWSISSCDAFLNVFQSRGLRPEVICPCASSSEAMTVAIRRPPEMGVPPPGKAVLSMGGLSHGVIRVDTEEKLSVLTVQDVGQVMPGALVCVVRAEGIPYLCQTDEVGEICVSSGSTGVAYYGLPGMTKNIFETVPVTPSGIPISGRPFTRTSLLGFVGPDSLVFVVGKMDGLMVVSGRRHNADDVVATALAVEPMKFVYRGRIAVFSVSVLHDERIVVVAEQRPDASEEDSFQWMSRVLQAIDSIHQVGVYCLALVPANTLPKAPLGGIHISETKQRFLEGALHPCNVLMCPHTCVTNLPKPRQKQPEVGPASMIVGNLVAGKRIAQACGRDLGQLEDNDQARKFLYIQDVLQWRAQATPDHPLFLVLNAKGTVSSSASCLQLHKRAERVAAALMGRLNTGDHVALVYPPGIDLIATFYGCLYAGCVPVTVRPPHPQNLATTLPTVKMIVEVSKSVCILTTQAITKLLKSKEAAAAVDIKSWPTVLDTDDLPRKKSPQMYKPPTPEMLAYLDFSVSTTGILAGVKMSHAATSALCRSIKLQCELYPSRQIAICLDPYCGLGFALWCLCSVYSGHQSILVPPLELESNASLWLAAVSQYKVRVTFCSYSVMEMCTKGLGSQTEALRLRNVNLSCVRTCMVVAEERPRIALTQSFSKIFKDLGLSPRAVSTTFGCRVNVAICLQPNRLGKLAEQGTAGPDPTTVYVDMRALRHDRVRLVERGSPHSLPLMESGKILPGVKVIIANTETKGPLGDSHLGEIWVSSPHNATGYYTVYGEEALHADHFNTKLSFGDTQTVWARTGYLGFLRRTELTDASGERHDALYVVGSLDETLELRGMRYHPIDIETSVIRSHKSIAECAVFTWTNLLVVVVELEGSEQEALDLVALVTNVVLEEHYLIVGVVVVVDPGVIPINSRGEKQRMHLRDGFLADQLDPIYVAYNM, encoded by the exons acacctCCTCAGCGTCAGAAGACGAGGGCTCGCTGCGCCGACAGGGACGTCTGACCACCTCCACGCCCTACCAGGGCCACAGCCACCCAGCTGTTGAGCACTGGTTTAACCGTGTCATCCAGGGTTCGTCCACCTCATCCTCCGCGTCATCCACTTCATCCCACCCGGGAGGGAGATCCGtcaccaccaccaacaccacTGCCCACGCAGCCCTGAACGTCAATGCCGCAGCCACCGCTCTGGCAGACCTTATGGCACACACCCATCTAG ATAACCACTCAGCGCCCCCTGACGTGACGGGGCTGTCGGAGCGCTCCTCGCATCACGCAGAGCGGCCCCATGTGGCCTCGGTGCGAGGCGTTTCCCGCGGCTTCAACCACCACACCAGCGTCATGGAGACCGCAGATG GATGTGAGTGGAGAGGTGAAGGATCCCTCAGTTTAATTGATG GTGTTCCAGTCAACAGTCGCGTCTCCAACAAAATCCAGCAGCTGCTCAATACACTGAAGAGACCAAAGCGTCCACCGTTGCGCGAGTTCTTTGTTGACGACTTTGAGGAGCTTTTGGATG tcCAGCAGCCAGATCCCAACCAGCCAAAGCCAGAAGGCCAGCAGATGTGTCCCCTGGAAGGGGAGCCTCTTGGGGTGGTGACCAACTGGCCTCCCTCCTTGCCAGCAGCCCTACAAAGGTGGGGAACCACTCAGCCCAAGAGCCCCTGCCTGACAGCACTCGACAATGCTGGCAAGCCCGTCTACACACTCACCTATG GTAAACTGTGGACCCGCAGTCAGAAACTGGCCTATACGCTTCTTAATaagctgagcagcagaaatgagcctCTGCTCGTGCCTGGAGACAGA GTTGCACTTGTTTTCCCCAACAATGATCCGGTGATGTTCATGGTGGCCTTCTACGGCTGTCTCCTGGCGGAGCTCGTACCTGTACCTATTGAAGTGCCGCTGACCAGAAAG GATGCGGGAAGTCAACAGATCGGCTTTCTGTTGGGCAGCTGCGGCGTCACGTTGGCACTGACCACTGACGCCTGTCAGAAAGGCCTGCCCAAAGCACAAACAGGGGAGGTTGCCACTTTCAAAG GCTGGCCGCGGTTGCTGTGGTTTGTGACAGATGGAAAACATGTTGTGAAGCCTCCAAAAGACTGGCACCCTCCAATACGGGAAGCCAGTAACGACATTGCCTACATAGAA TATAAAACCAGCAAAGAAGGAAGCACCATGGGAATCACAGTGTCCCATTCAGCCATGCTGGCTCACTGTCATGCCCTCACGCAGGCCTGTGGCTACACTGAAG gtGAGACGATAACCAACGTCCTGGACTTCAAGAGAGAAGCAGGATTATGGCACGGTGTTCTCACT AGCGTCATGAATCGGATGCATGTGATCAGCATTCCCTACTCCCTGATGAAAGTCAACCCTCTGTCTTGGATAATGAAGGTTCACACATATAAAG CTCGGGTAGCAGTGGTGAAGTCGAGGGACATGCACTGGTCTCTGCTGGCCCAGAGAGACCAGAGAGACATCAGCCTGAGCTCACTGCGAATGCTTATCGTTGCTGACGGAGCTAACCCAT GGTCGATATCCTCCTGCGATGCCTTCCTCAACGTGTTTCAGTCACGTGGGCTGCGACCTGAGGTGATCTGTCCATGTGCCAGCTCTTCAGAAGCAATGACTGTCGCCATCCGCAG ACCTCCAGAAATGGGGGTTCCTCCTCCCGGGAAGGCGGTGCTGTCCATGGGTGGGCTGAGTCATGGGGTGATCCGTGTGGACACTGAGGAGAAACTCTCTGTTCTTACAGTGCAGGATGTGGGACAGGTCATGCCTGGAG CCTTGGTCTGTGTGGTGCGAGCCGAGGGAATACCTTATCTCTGTCAGACAGACGAGGTCGGAGAGATCTGCGTGAGCTCAGGCAGCACCGGTGTCGCTTACTACGGCCTCCCAGGCATGACCAAGAACATCTTTGAG ACTGTCCCCGTAACACCGTCTGGGATCCCGATCAGTGGCCGACCTTTCACTAGAACCTCACTGCTGGGCTTTGTAGGGCCA GACAGCCTTGTGTTTGTTGTGGGAAAGATGGATGGACTGATGGTCGTCAGTGGGCGGAGACATAACGCTGATGACGTAGTTGCCACAGCGCTGGCCGTGGAGCCCATGAAGTTTGTGTACAGGGGAAG GATCGCagtgttttctgtgtctgtaCTGCACGACGAGAGGATCGTCGTGGTGGCAGAGCAGAGGCCAGACGCCTCAGAGGAAGACAGCTTCCAGTGGATGAGCCGTGTCCTCCAG GCCATAGACAGCATCCATCAGGTTGGGGTGTACTGCCTGGCTCTGGTACCTGCTAACACGCTTCCTAAGGCTCCCCTCGGCGGCATCCATATATCTGAGACCAAGCAGCGCTTCCTGGAGGGTGCTTTACACCCCTGCAATGTCCTTATGTGCCCTCACACATGCGTCACTAACCTGCCCAAGCCGAGACAGAAACAGCCAG AGGTTGGTCCTGCTTCTATGATAGTGGGCAACCTGGTGGCAGGCAAGAGGATAGCACAAGCCTGCGGGAGAGACTTGGGACAGCTGGAGGACAATGACCAGGCACGTAAG TTCCTCTACATTCAGGATGTGCTACAGTGGAGAGCTCAGGCCACTCCAGACCATCCTCTGTTTCTGGTTCTCAATGCTAAG GGCACAGTGTCCAGCTcagcttcctgtctgcagctgcacAAGCGAGCAGAGCGAGTGGCAGCAGCTCTGATGGGACGCCTGAACACTGGAGACCACGTAGCACTTGTCTATCCgccag GAATTGACCTGATTGCCACTTTCTACGGCTGCCTGTACGCTGGCTGTGTGCCGGTCACCGTCAGACCGCCGCATCCACAGAACCTGGCCACCACTCTGCCCACCGTCAAAATGATCGTTGAG GTCAGCAAGTCAGTGTGCATCCTGACAACCCAAGCAATAACGAAGCTGCTGAAATCcaaagaagctgctgctgctgtggacaTCAAGAGCTGGCCCACCGTGCTGGACACTG ATGATCTCCCCAGGAAGAAGAGCCCCCAGATGTACAAGCCCCCAACCCCAGAGATGCTGGCTTACCTGGACTTCAGTGTGTCCACGACAGGCATCCTGGCAGGGGTCAAA ATGTCTCATGCTGCCACCAGTGCCTTGTGTCGCTCCATTAAGCTGCAGTGTGAGCTCTACCCATCCCGGCAGATCGCCATCTGTCTGGACCCGTACTGCGGCCTGGGCTTTGCTCTCTGGTGCCTGTGCAG TGTGTACTCGGGCCATCAGTCGATCCTGGTTCCACCGCTGGAGTTGGAGAGCAACGCATCTCTGTGGCTTGCAGCCGTCAGCCAGTACAAAGTGCGCGTCACGTTCTGCTCGTACTCAGTCATGGAGATGTGCACCAAAGGACTGGGTTCACAGACAGAAGCACTGCGG CTGAGAAATGTGAACCTGTCCTGTGTGCGTACCTGCATGGTGGTAGCAGAGGAAAGGCCCCGCATAGCCCTCACTCAGTCCTTCTCGAAGATCTTCAAAGACCTGGGGCTTTCACCGAGAGCTGTGAGCACCACCTTCGGCTGCAGGGTGAACGTAGCGATCTGTTTGCAG CCCAACAGGTTAGGGAAACTGGCTGAGCAG gGTACAGCTGGACCAGATCCAACCACAGTTTATGTGGACATGAGAGCACTACGGCACGATAG GGTTCGCCTGGTTGAGAGAGGGTCACCGCACAGCCTGCCACTGATGGAGTCTGGAAAG ATCCTCCCTGGAGTAAAAGTCATCATTGCAAACACGGAGACTAAAGGACCCTTGGGAGACTCCCATCTAGGAGAG ATCTGGGTGAGCAGTCCCCACAATGCCACAGGATACTACACAGTTTATGGGGAGGAGGCGCTGCATGCTGACCACTTCAACACCAAGCTGAGCTTCGGGGACACTCAGACAGTCTGGGCAAGGACCGGCTACCTGGGCTTCCTGCGGCGCACTGAGCTGACCGATGCCAGTGGAG aGCGTCACGATGCCCTCTATGTGGTGGGCTCTCTTGATGAGACTCTGGAGCTGAGGGGGATGAGGTATCACCCAATTGACATCGAGACCTCTGTTATCCGTTCTCACAAGAGCATAGCTGAATG tGCGGTGTTCACATGGACCAACCTGCTCGTGGTGGTTGTAGAACTGGAGGGATCTGAGCAGGAGGCCCTCGACCTGGTGGCCCTGGTCACCAATGTGGTCCTGGAGGAGCACTACCTCATCgtaggggtggtggtggtggtagacCCCGGCGTCATCCCCATCAACTCCAGAGGGGAGAAACAACGCATGCACCTCAGAGATGGATTCCTGGCTGACCAGCTGGATCCAATATATGTGGCTTACAACATGTGA
- the dip2a gene encoding disco-interacting protein 2 homolog A isoform X6, which produces MPMPSKRRSVLVQSSVEACTPPDTSSASEDEGSLRRQGRLTTSTPYQGHSHPAVEHWFNRVIQGSSTSSSASSTSSHPGGRSVTTTNTTAHAALNVNAAATALADLMAHTHLDNHSAPPDVTGLSERSSHHAERPHVASVRGVSRGFNHHTSVMETADGCEWRGEGSLSLIDGVPVNSRVSNKIQQLLNTLKRPKRPPLREFFVDDFEELLDVQQPDPNQPKPEGQQMCPLEGEPLGVVTNWPPSLPAALQRWGTTQPKSPCLTALDNAGKPVYTLTYGKLWTRSQKLAYTLLNKLSSRNEPLLVPGDRVALVFPNNDPVMFMVAFYGCLLAELVPVPIEVPLTRKDAGSQQIGFLLGSCGVTLALTTDACQKGLPKAQTGEVATFKGWPRLLWFVTDGKHVVKPPKDWHPPIREASNDIAYIEYKTSKEGSTMGITVSHSAMLAHCHALTQACGYTEGETITNVLDFKREAGLWHGVLTSVMNRMHVISIPYSLMKVNPLSWIMKVHTYKARVAVVKSRDMHWSLLAQRDQRDISLSSLRMLIVADGANPWSISSCDAFLNVFQSRGLRPEVICPCASSSEAMTVAIRRPPEMGVPPPGKAVLSMGGLSHGVIRVDTEEKLSVLTVQDVGQVMPGALVCVVRAEGIPYLCQTDEVGEICVSSGSTGVAYYGLPGMTKNIFETVPVTPSGIPISGRPFTRTSLLGFVGPDSLVFVVGKMDGLMVVSGRRHNADDVVATALAVEPMKFVYRGRIAVFSVSVLHDERIVVVAEQRPDASEEDSFQWMSRVLQAIDSIHQVGVYCLALVPANTLPKAPLGGIHISETKQRFLEGALHPCNVLMCPHTCVTNLPKPRQKQPEVGPASMIVGNLVAGKRIAQACGRDLGQLEDNDQARKFLYIQDVLQWRAQATPDHPLFLVLNAKGTVSSSASCLQLHKRAERVAAALMGRLNTGDHVALVYPPGIDLIATFYGCLYAGCVPVTVRPPHPQNLATTLPTVKMIVEVSKSVCILTTQAITKLLKSKEAAAAVDIKSWPTVLDTDDLPRKKSPQMYKPPTPEMLAYLDFSVSTTGILAGVKMSHAATSALCRSIKLQCELYPSRQIAICLDPYCGLGFALWCLCSVYSGHQSILVPPLELESNASLWLAAVSQYKVRVTFCSYSVMEMCTKGLGSQTEALRLRNVNLSCVRTCMVVAEERPRIALTQSFSKIFKDLGLSPRAVSTTFGCRVNVAICLQPNRLGKLAEQGTAGPDPTTVYVDMRALRHDRVRLVERGSPHSLPLMESGKILPGVKVIIANTETKGPLGDSHLGEIWVSSPHNATGYYTVYGEEALHADHFNTKLSFGDTQTVWARTGYLGFLRRTELTDASGERHDALYVVGSLDETLELRGMRYHPIDIETSVIRSHKSIAECAVFTWTNLLVVVVELEGSEQEALDLVALVTNVVLEEHYLIVGVVVVVDPGVIPINSRGEKQRMHLRDGFLADQLDPIYVAYNM; this is translated from the exons acacctCCTCAGCGTCAGAAGACGAGGGCTCGCTGCGCCGACAGGGACGTCTGACCACCTCCACGCCCTACCAGGGCCACAGCCACCCAGCTGTTGAGCACTGGTTTAACCGTGTCATCCAGGGTTCGTCCACCTCATCCTCCGCGTCATCCACTTCATCCCACCCGGGAGGGAGATCCGtcaccaccaccaacaccacTGCCCACGCAGCCCTGAACGTCAATGCCGCAGCCACCGCTCTGGCAGACCTTATGGCACACACCCATCTAG ATAACCACTCAGCGCCCCCTGACGTGACGGGGCTGTCGGAGCGCTCCTCGCATCACGCAGAGCGGCCCCATGTGGCCTCGGTGCGAGGCGTTTCCCGCGGCTTCAACCACCACACCAGCGTCATGGAGACCGCAGATG GATGTGAGTGGAGAGGTGAAGGATCCCTCAGTTTAATTGATG GTGTTCCAGTCAACAGTCGCGTCTCCAACAAAATCCAGCAGCTGCTCAATACACTGAAGAGACCAAAGCGTCCACCGTTGCGCGAGTTCTTTGTTGACGACTTTGAGGAGCTTTTGGATG tcCAGCAGCCAGATCCCAACCAGCCAAAGCCAGAAGGCCAGCAGATGTGTCCCCTGGAAGGGGAGCCTCTTGGGGTGGTGACCAACTGGCCTCCCTCCTTGCCAGCAGCCCTACAAAGGTGGGGAACCACTCAGCCCAAGAGCCCCTGCCTGACAGCACTCGACAATGCTGGCAAGCCCGTCTACACACTCACCTATG GTAAACTGTGGACCCGCAGTCAGAAACTGGCCTATACGCTTCTTAATaagctgagcagcagaaatgagcctCTGCTCGTGCCTGGAGACAGA GTTGCACTTGTTTTCCCCAACAATGATCCGGTGATGTTCATGGTGGCCTTCTACGGCTGTCTCCTGGCGGAGCTCGTACCTGTACCTATTGAAGTGCCGCTGACCAGAAAG GATGCGGGAAGTCAACAGATCGGCTTTCTGTTGGGCAGCTGCGGCGTCACGTTGGCACTGACCACTGACGCCTGTCAGAAAGGCCTGCCCAAAGCACAAACAGGGGAGGTTGCCACTTTCAAAG GCTGGCCGCGGTTGCTGTGGTTTGTGACAGATGGAAAACATGTTGTGAAGCCTCCAAAAGACTGGCACCCTCCAATACGGGAAGCCAGTAACGACATTGCCTACATAGAA TATAAAACCAGCAAAGAAGGAAGCACCATGGGAATCACAGTGTCCCATTCAGCCATGCTGGCTCACTGTCATGCCCTCACGCAGGCCTGTGGCTACACTGAAG gtGAGACGATAACCAACGTCCTGGACTTCAAGAGAGAAGCAGGATTATGGCACGGTGTTCTCACT AGCGTCATGAATCGGATGCATGTGATCAGCATTCCCTACTCCCTGATGAAAGTCAACCCTCTGTCTTGGATAATGAAGGTTCACACATATAAAG CTCGGGTAGCAGTGGTGAAGTCGAGGGACATGCACTGGTCTCTGCTGGCCCAGAGAGACCAGAGAGACATCAGCCTGAGCTCACTGCGAATGCTTATCGTTGCTGACGGAGCTAACCCAT GGTCGATATCCTCCTGCGATGCCTTCCTCAACGTGTTTCAGTCACGTGGGCTGCGACCTGAGGTGATCTGTCCATGTGCCAGCTCTTCAGAAGCAATGACTGTCGCCATCCGCAG ACCTCCAGAAATGGGGGTTCCTCCTCCCGGGAAGGCGGTGCTGTCCATGGGTGGGCTGAGTCATGGGGTGATCCGTGTGGACACTGAGGAGAAACTCTCTGTTCTTACAGTGCAGGATGTGGGACAGGTCATGCCTGGAG CCTTGGTCTGTGTGGTGCGAGCCGAGGGAATACCTTATCTCTGTCAGACAGACGAGGTCGGAGAGATCTGCGTGAGCTCAGGCAGCACCGGTGTCGCTTACTACGGCCTCCCAGGCATGACCAAGAACATCTTTGAG ACTGTCCCCGTAACACCGTCTGGGATCCCGATCAGTGGCCGACCTTTCACTAGAACCTCACTGCTGGGCTTTGTAGGGCCA GACAGCCTTGTGTTTGTTGTGGGAAAGATGGATGGACTGATGGTCGTCAGTGGGCGGAGACATAACGCTGATGACGTAGTTGCCACAGCGCTGGCCGTGGAGCCCATGAAGTTTGTGTACAGGGGAAG GATCGCagtgttttctgtgtctgtaCTGCACGACGAGAGGATCGTCGTGGTGGCAGAGCAGAGGCCAGACGCCTCAGAGGAAGACAGCTTCCAGTGGATGAGCCGTGTCCTCCAG GCCATAGACAGCATCCATCAGGTTGGGGTGTACTGCCTGGCTCTGGTACCTGCTAACACGCTTCCTAAGGCTCCCCTCGGCGGCATCCATATATCTGAGACCAAGCAGCGCTTCCTGGAGGGTGCTTTACACCCCTGCAATGTCCTTATGTGCCCTCACACATGCGTCACTAACCTGCCCAAGCCGAGACAGAAACAGCCAG AGGTTGGTCCTGCTTCTATGATAGTGGGCAACCTGGTGGCAGGCAAGAGGATAGCACAAGCCTGCGGGAGAGACTTGGGACAGCTGGAGGACAATGACCAGGCACGTAAG TTCCTCTACATTCAGGATGTGCTACAGTGGAGAGCTCAGGCCACTCCAGACCATCCTCTGTTTCTGGTTCTCAATGCTAAG GGCACAGTGTCCAGCTcagcttcctgtctgcagctgcacAAGCGAGCAGAGCGAGTGGCAGCAGCTCTGATGGGACGCCTGAACACTGGAGACCACGTAGCACTTGTCTATCCgccag GAATTGACCTGATTGCCACTTTCTACGGCTGCCTGTACGCTGGCTGTGTGCCGGTCACCGTCAGACCGCCGCATCCACAGAACCTGGCCACCACTCTGCCCACCGTCAAAATGATCGTTGAG GTCAGCAAGTCAGTGTGCATCCTGACAACCCAAGCAATAACGAAGCTGCTGAAATCcaaagaagctgctgctgctgtggacaTCAAGAGCTGGCCCACCGTGCTGGACACTG ATGATCTCCCCAGGAAGAAGAGCCCCCAGATGTACAAGCCCCCAACCCCAGAGATGCTGGCTTACCTGGACTTCAGTGTGTCCACGACAGGCATCCTGGCAGGGGTCAAA ATGTCTCATGCTGCCACCAGTGCCTTGTGTCGCTCCATTAAGCTGCAGTGTGAGCTCTACCCATCCCGGCAGATCGCCATCTGTCTGGACCCGTACTGCGGCCTGGGCTTTGCTCTCTGGTGCCTGTGCAG TGTGTACTCGGGCCATCAGTCGATCCTGGTTCCACCGCTGGAGTTGGAGAGCAACGCATCTCTGTGGCTTGCAGCCGTCAGCCAGTACAAAGTGCGCGTCACGTTCTGCTCGTACTCAGTCATGGAGATGTGCACCAAAGGACTGGGTTCACAGACAGAAGCACTGCGG CTGAGAAATGTGAACCTGTCCTGTGTGCGTACCTGCATGGTGGTAGCAGAGGAAAGGCCCCGCATAGCCCTCACTCAGTCCTTCTCGAAGATCTTCAAAGACCTGGGGCTTTCACCGAGAGCTGTGAGCACCACCTTCGGCTGCAGGGTGAACGTAGCGATCTGTTTGCAG CCCAACAGGTTAGGGAAACTGGCTGAGCAG gGTACAGCTGGACCAGATCCAACCACAGTTTATGTGGACATGAGAGCACTACGGCACGATAG GGTTCGCCTGGTTGAGAGAGGGTCACCGCACAGCCTGCCACTGATGGAGTCTGGAAAG ATCCTCCCTGGAGTAAAAGTCATCATTGCAAACACGGAGACTAAAGGACCCTTGGGAGACTCCCATCTAGGAGAG ATCTGGGTGAGCAGTCCCCACAATGCCACAGGATACTACACAGTTTATGGGGAGGAGGCGCTGCATGCTGACCACTTCAACACCAAGCTGAGCTTCGGGGACACTCAGACAGTCTGGGCAAGGACCGGCTACCTGGGCTTCCTGCGGCGCACTGAGCTGACCGATGCCAGTGGAG aGCGTCACGATGCCCTCTATGTGGTGGGCTCTCTTGATGAGACTCTGGAGCTGAGGGGGATGAGGTATCACCCAATTGACATCGAGACCTCTGTTATCCGTTCTCACAAGAGCATAGCTGAATG tGCGGTGTTCACATGGACCAACCTGCTCGTGGTGGTTGTAGAACTGGAGGGATCTGAGCAGGAGGCCCTCGACCTGGTGGCCCTGGTCACCAATGTGGTCCTGGAGGAGCACTACCTCATCgtaggggtggtggtggtggtagacCCCGGCGTCATCCCCATCAACTCCAGAGGGGAGAAACAACGCATGCACCTCAGAGATGGATTCCTGGCTGACCAGCTGGATCCAATATATGTGGCTTACAACATGTGA